The Papaver somniferum cultivar HN1 chromosome 3, ASM357369v1, whole genome shotgun sequence genome includes a region encoding these proteins:
- the LOC113360283 gene encoding vinorine synthase-like: MFPPTSSSDKEEQDTADIQIVTDKIKIVTKRFVFKDSSIAILKKKCIPVNTNNGSDYQVNKQEENMQQLPTRFEALTSFILMCFMDVHRSKVKLVDDATSPVNAENAVPKQVQYIAGFAINLRTRTIPPLPANSFGNMTDTAIAEVPSNLTGSNIYNYGKGFHDQSQYYPELVSKIKDSIKLVDNEHVKAMKRNLATSCNHMKMHQMLKEGTFDHENTELLLFSSWCRF; the protein is encoded by the coding sequence ATGTTCCCACCAACAAGCTCCAGCGACAAAGAAGAACAAGATACTGCAGATATTCAAATTGTGACAGATAAAATTAAAATAGTGACTAAAAGAtttgtgttcaaggattctaGCATAGCTATACTAAAGAAGAAGTGCATCCCCGTAAACACCAATAACGGATCAGATTATCAAGTTAataagcaagaagagaacatGCAGCAGCTGCCCACACGATTCGAAGCTTTAACATCCTTTATATTGATGTGTTTCATGGATGTGCATCGATCCAAAGTAAAACTGGTGGACGATGCTACGAGCCCGGTCAATGCTGAAAATGCTGTTCCAAAGCAAGTGCAGTACATAGCAGGATTTGCAATAAATTTGAGGACTAGGACGATTCCGCCATTGCCAGCCAATAGCTTCGGGAATATGACTGACACTGCCATTGCAGAAGTACCGAGTAACCTAACTGGTAGTAATATTTATAACTACGGGAAAGGTTTTCATGATCAAAGTCAATACTATCCGGAGTTGGTGTCCAAGATTAAGGATTCCATAAAGTTGGTCGATAATGAGCACGTCAAAGCCATGAAAAGAAACTTGGCAACCTCATGCAACCATATGAAGATGCATCAGATGTTGAAGGAAGGTACTTTTGATCATGAGAATACAGAGTTACTACTGTTCAGCAGTTGGTGTAGGTTCTAG